The stretch of DNA ATCACCCGCACAGGCAGGTCGCCGAAGTGCATTTCGAGTGACTGACGGACGATATCGCAATACATTTCGAGGCTGATGATCGCTTCACGATAAGGGGCGGGCATACCACCGCCAATATCGAGAATTTCAAGATCAATCCCCTCGCAGGCAGCGTCATCAAAGATCTGCCGCACTTTCGCGAGTGCGCGGTCGTAGTCACCTGGTTCCAGAGTTTGTGAACCCACATGGAACGAGATGCCGCGAACATTCATGCCCAGTTCGCGTGCCTGACGGAGCAGTTCAACCGCTTCGGAAGGAGCACAACCAAACTTGGCCGAGAGGTTGATCATGCTGGAAGCCGACGACATGGCAACTCGCAGCAGCAGGCCGACATCGGGCGTCAGGCGATGAATTTTCTTGAGTTCTGTCGCATTGTCATAGATAAACAGCCGCACGCCGGCTTCGTAGCAGGTCATGAGGTTATCAACGGTCTTGCAGGGATGGGTATGGAGCATCTGCTCAGGAGTAAAACCTGCCTGAAGAGCAGCTTTCAATTCACCAACAGAGCAGATATCCACAGAGCCACCGAGCTTCCGCAGTGTGCGGAGAATGGTCAGGTCCGGGTTACTCTTGGCGGCGTAGAACAGCTCCACACCAGGAAGACCCGCCTGAAGAATTTCATAGTTCCGAGCGACGACCGAGCGTGAGACGCACATGAGCGGAGTCCCATACTCGGCAGCGAGTTCCTTCGCCTGCTCGAAAGAAACGACAGGTTCCGCAACGCGGTAGCCAACAGCGGATGCAGTACGGTCATCAAGAATTGCAGCCATGACAACGCTCCAGCAGGTAAACGGCAATCTTTTGCCGGTGGGGGATGCGAACGGGAAAAAACGAGGCGAGGAACTTCACTGAATCCATGCGGCTGGAGACATTCATCTGGTCTCTGCTCTGCGACCTGAGCGGCTGAGAATTCTCAGT from Planctopirus ephydatiae encodes:
- a CDS encoding type III PLP-dependent enzyme; translated protein: MAAILDDRTASAVGYRVAEPVVSFEQAKELAAEYGTPLMCVSRSVVARNYEILQAGLPGVELFYAAKSNPDLTILRTLRKLGGSVDICSVGELKAALQAGFTPEQMLHTHPCKTVDNLMTCYEAGVRLFIYDNATELKKIHRLTPDVGLLLRVAMSSASSMINLSAKFGCAPSEAVELLRQARELGMNVRGISFHVGSQTLEPGDYDRALAKVRQIFDDAACEGIDLEILDIGGGMPAPYREAIISLEMYCDIVRQSLEMHFGDLPVRVIAEPGRVISADTQTLITSIIGKSVRPNGATQYIIDDGLYGSFSGKVYDHTDFNLMAENHLDRPCFPCVVAGPTCDSTDVVSRDQELPNLEIGELILVPSMGSYTNASGSTFNGLDLVKAIGVE